TCGGCGCTCCTCCGGGCTATGTCGGCTATGAGGAGGGCGGGGCGCTGACCGAGGCGGTGCGCCGCCGGCCCTATCAGGTCGTCCTGTTCGACGAGGTGGAGAAGGCCCATCCGGACGTCTTCAACGTGCTGCTCCAGGTGCTCGACGACGGGCGCCTGACCGACGGGCAGGGGCGGACGGTGGACTTCCGCAACGTGGTCATCATCATGACCTCGAACCTCGGCTCCGAGGTGCTGGCGGCCCAGCCGGAAGGCCAGGACAGCGGCGCCGTGCGCGACGAGGTGATGGAGGTGGTGCGCGCCCACTTCCGGCCGGAGTTCCTGAACCGGCTGGACGAGATCCTGCTGTTCCACCGCCTGGACCGCAGCCACATGGGCGGGATCGTCAAGATCCAGCTCGGCCGGCTGATCCGCATGCTGGCCGACCGCGACATCACGCTGGAGGTCGACGAGGCGGCGACGCAATGGCTGGCCGAGGCCGGCTACGACCCGGTCTACGGCGCGCGTCCGCTGAAGCGGGTGATCCAGCGGGAGCTGCAGAACCCGCTGGCCACCATGATCCTGGAGGGCCGCGTCGCCGACGGCCAGACGGTCAAGGTGGGGGCGGAAGGCGGCGAGCTGACCATCAACGGCCTGCCCGTCTCCGCCCAGGTGCGCAGCGCGGCGACCCAGCCGGTGACGACGGTTCACTGATGCCGTTTATTGACGCTGCGGGGGAGGGGCCTTTCGCGAGGCCCCTCCCCCGTCAGGTCACGAACTCCCGCGCCACCGCGGCGAAGTGGCAGGCGGCCGCGATGACGACCAGCCCGTGCCAGACCGGAATGTTGTAGGGCAGGCGGTCGAGCGTGTGGATGAAGGCGCCGACCGTGTAGACGATCCCGCCCACCGCCAGCAGCAGCAAAGTCGCCGGGGACAGCGACCGCCACAGCGGTTCGGCCACCGACAGGATGGCCCAGCCGAGCCCGAGATAGAGCACGAAGCCCAGCCGTTCGTACCGCCAGGAGGCGAACAGCTTCAGCGCCACCCCGCCGAGCGCGACCACCCACACCCCGATCCCCAGCGCGAGCCCGGCGGCGCCGTCCAGCCGGTTCAGGGTGAAGGGGGTGTAGCTGCCGGCGATCATCACATAGATCATCGCGTGGTCGAGCCGCCGCAGCACCGCCTTGCGCCGCCCCGGCGGGGACAGGTTGTAGGCGGCCGACGCGCTCAGCATGCCGACCAGCCCGGCGCCGTAAGCGGCTAGCGACACCATCTCGGTCGCGGAAGCATGGCCCGCCGTCACCGCCAGCAGCCAGAATGCGCCGATCAGGCCGGCGATCAGGCCGATGGCGTGGACAACCGCGTCCGCCGCACGCTCCCCCGCCGTGTGGACGGGAAACTCGAAGCAGGAATCGGGTTTCATGGGACCAGCCTGCCGGAAAGGCGGACGGATGGAAAGCCCTCCCCCCGGCAGTCCGGCCCCACCGGAATCGTTAACTCCGCAGATAGACCCGGTTGATGTAGGGGTCGTAACGGCGGTCCGGATTCGGCAGCACCGGCTGGAGCGGGCCGAAGCGGTTGCGCAGCAGCGTGTATTCGGTGACGACGATCAGCCGGTCGCTGTGCGTCGGCTGGAGAGCCTTGTGCATCCCGATGTTGTCGGCCAGGAAGCAGTCGCCCGCCCGTCCGGTCAGCGCGACGGGCGCCGACGCGCCGTAGACCGCCTCGACCTCGGCGTCGGAATGATTGCGCCGCTCCAGAAGCTCCTGCCCGTGCTGGGAGGCCGGGACGTAGATGTGCGGCCCGCCGCCCATGTCGGTGTCCGTCAGGTACAGGAACATCTTGAAATGACGGATCTGATTGTAGTCCCGGTGGTAGTTCTGCGTGCTGATCCGCGGGTTGGGCCGGGCCAGCGACCACCACACCGACATGCCGTCGATGGTCGGCTTGCAGCCGTGGAAGGCTTCTGCGACCTCCAGGACGAGGGGGTGGTTGATGGTGTCCAGCAGGTGGGGAGCGGCCAGGAACTGCTCCTCCACATAGCGGGCCATCTGTATGTCCGGCGACGGCACCTTGTCGATGGTGAAGGAGCCATATTGCCGGTGGCCGCCGTCGAAGCCGGGCTGTTCCTCGAAGTAGCGCCGCATCGCCGCGACCTGTTCGTCGGTCAGCAGGCGGAAGGCGTCGGTGTAGCCGCGCGTCTCCAGTTGCGTCTTGAAGCTCAACGCCTGTTCGGACGGCTTGAAGCCGGGGGTGCGGGGCCGGAAGGGCGCCAGCAGGGAGGCGGCGAGCTTGCGCCGCGGCTCGATCTTCAGGCGCGGGATGTGATGCCAGACGACGTCGTCGATCCAACGGGCCTTGTTGTTGAACGGTACCTTCACGCGAACAAGCTCCCCGGCAAGCGCAATGGGTGCGAGATGATCAGGTTATTACACTAAAAACGGGAAATATTCACAGATGCTTCGCTTGCGGCATATTGCGCGGGGCGGGGCGGAAGGACTTGTCTCCCGGACAATAAAAGGGGAGCGGACGACCCGTCGCAGCGCTATGGTCCGCAACCCGACGCTGTTCCATGGAACGGTCCGACAAGACGCTTCAGAACGATCATGACCAGACGATCCAGCTTCGCCGCCGGCGCCCGCGACACCCTGCCGATGGTCATCGGCGCGGCGCCCTTCGGGATAATCTTCGGCACGCTGGTGGCCGCCGGGCCGCTGGCGGCGTGGCAGGGGCAGCTCATGTCCCTGTCGGTCTATGCGGGGTCCAGCCAGTTCATCGCGCTGGGGCTGGTGGCCGGGCACGCCGGGCTGGCGGTGATCTGGCTGACCACGCTCATCGTGAACCTGCGCCACGCCCTCTACGCCGCCACGCTGCTGCCGCACGTCGCCCATCTGCCGGCGCGCTGGCGCTGGACGCTGGGCTTCTTCCTGACGGACGAGACCTTCGCGGTGATGGCCGGCTATTACGCCCGGCATCCGCGGGCGCCGCTCGGTCACTGGTACTTCCTGGGCTCCTGCCTGTCGATGTACGCGAACTGGCAGTTCTGGACCCTGGTCGGCCTGCTGTTCGGCGCGGCCTTTCCGCAGCTCCAGTCGCTGGGGCTCGACTTCGCGATGGTCGCCACCTTCATCGCCATCGTCGTCCCGCAGCTCGCCAGCCTGCCCAACTTCGCGGCGGCGGTGGCGGCGGGGGCCGTGGCCTATCTGGGGCAGGACGTGCCCTACAAGCTGGGGCTGATGGCCGCCGTGGTGGCCGGCGTCGCCGTCGGGATGGCCCTGCAGCGCTGGCGTTCCGGCGGGCTGGAGGCCGGACGGCGGGAGGAGGAAGCGGCATGACCGGGACCGTCCTGACCAACACCGTCATGATCCTGGGCATGGCGGCGGTGACCGTCTTCGTGAAGGCGGCGCTGTTCGTGCTGGGCGACCGGGTGGTCTTCCCGCCGCTGCTGAAGCAGGCGCTGGGCTTCGTCCCGGTGACCGTGCTGACCGCCATCATCGTGCCGATGATCCTGTCCCCGAACGGCGAGGGGCTGGAGCTGACCTGGAGGAACCCGCAGCTGGTCGGCGCGCTGGCCGCCGTCCTGGCCTGCGTGGTGACGGGCAAGCAGCTCCTCACCATCGCCGTGGCGCTGGGCGTCTTCTTCGCTTGGCAGCTGGGCGTCCTGGCCTGAGGGCTGGAGGCCTGGGGACCGGAGCTGGCGGCGCCACTTTCCTGCCACAAACAGTGCATAGCCGTTCTGCCGCGGCGCGGTGGCGCGGGCGGGGGCGCATCCTGTATGGTCGCCCGATCGAAAGGGCTACCCAACAGGGTCCGTGATGACCAGACGCCTGCGCCTCGTTCCCGTCTCTCTCGCCGTGGCCTGCACGGTGATGCTGACCGCCTGCCAGACGGGCGAGCGGACCAACCGCGCGCCCGTGGTGCAGGGGACCGCCACCGCATCCCCGGCCGGGCTCGACACCGTCTCCGGCGAGTGGGAAACCGACAAGGCCACCGCGCTGCGCTCGCAGCCGAGCAACAGCGCGCCCATCATCGCCACCTTCCCGCCCGGCCAGCCCCTGAAGGTCCTGGGCCGCGCCCGCGGCACCGACTGGGTGGCGGTGCAGGCGGCGGGGTCGACCGCCTATGTGCGGATGCATCTGCTGCGCCTGCGCGGCAGCGCCCCCATCCAGGCCGCCCGCGGCACGACGACCACCGTCGCCAAGCCGGAGGACAACGCCGGCCCCTCGATCAAGGCCGCCCCGCGCCGCAAGATCGAGGCGACGCCGATCGCGAACTGAGGCGGGGATTGCCCCCACCCCGGCCCTCCCCCGCTGGGCGGGGGAGGGAGAAAAGTCCCCTCCCCTGCGAAAGCGGGGGAGGGTTAGGGTGGGGGCAAGGCCGCCCCGCCCCTCAGAACTCCTTCCAGTCGTCGTCCTCGCTGACGTTGCGCTTGAGCGCGGCGCCCGAATGGGCAACCGTGCGGGCCGCCGGCTTTGCCGCGGCGCGGGCCGGGCGGGGCGTCGGCGCGGCCGAACGCACCGGCGCGACCTGCCGCGGCGTTGCAGCGATGGCCGCAGCGGCGACCGGCACGGCGACCGGCACGGCGCGGGGGTCCAGCTTGAAGAAGCCGATCAGCCCCTTCAGGTCGTTGGCCTGACCGGCCATGGCCTGCGCCGCCGCGGTGGTCTCCTCGACGAGCGCGGCGTTCTTCTGGGTCATCTCGTCCATCTGCGAGACGGTGGCGTTGATCTCATCCAGCGCCGCCGCCTGCTCGCTCGACGCCGAGGCCATCTCGGCGATCAGCCCGGCGACCTGATGGACGCCCGACACGATGCCCTCCAGCGCGTCGCCGGCCTTCTTGACCAGTTCCACCCCGTCCTTCACCTGGGCGTCGCTGTCGAGGATCAGGCCCTTGATCTCCTTGGACGCCTGGGCGGAGCGCTGGGCGAGGTTGCGCACCTCCTGGGCCACCACGGCGAAGCCGCGGCCCGCATCGCCGGCCCGCGCCGCCTCGACCGCCGCGTTCAGCGCCAGCAGGTTGGTCTGGAAGGCGATCTCGTCGATCACCCCGATGATGTCGGTGATCTTGCGGCTCGACGCCTCGATGCGCTTCATCGCCTCGATGGCCGAGTCCGCCACCGTCCCGCCGGACTCGGCGGCGGTGCGGGCGTCGGCGGCCATGCCGTTGGCGCGCTGGGCGTTGTCGGCGTTGGAGCGCACGGTCGCCCCCAGCTCCTCCATGCTCGCCGCCGTCTCCTCCAGAGAGGACGCCTGCTGCTCCGTCCGCTCCGCGAGGTCGGAGGAGCCGATGGAGACCTCGCCCGCCGCCGAGGCGATGGTGTCCGCCGCCTGGGTGATCTGGCCGACGATCTCCGACAGCTTGGCGGAGGTGGCGTTGACGTCGGTCTTCAGCGTCTGGAAGGCGCCCTCGTAGTCGCGCTGCACCCGCTTGTTGAGGTCGCCCTGGGCGAGTGCGCTGAGCACCGCGCCGAGGTCGGCGATGACCGCCTCCACCGTGTCGGTCAGGCGGTTGATGCCCGCCGACATCGTCCGGTAGAAGCCGTCCTTGCCGGCCAACTCCAGGCGGCGCGACAGGTCGCCCTTCGACACGCCGTCGATCAGCGCGGCGATCTCCTCGCCGATGGCCGTCTCGCGGGCGCGCTGCGCCTCGTCGGCCCGGCGCTCGGCCTCCAGCCGCTCGCGTTCGGCCTTGTCCATCGCCTTCTTCTGGATGGCGTTGTCCTTGAACACCTGCACCGCCTGCGCCATCTGCCCGATCTCGTCGCCGCGGTCGAGGCCGGGAACGGCGACGTCCAGCTTGTCGGCGGCGAGGTCGTGCATGGTCGCGCTCATCGCCCGCACGGCACCCATCTGGCGGCGGACCAGGAAGAAGCTGACCAGACCGAAGGCCAGCGTGACCAGCGGCGCCACCACCAGGATGGTGTGCTCCACCTCGTCCACCACCCTCATCACGTCGGCCCGCTTCAGCCCGACGAACAGCACGCCGACCACCGAGCCCGAGGCGTCGAGCAGCGGGTCGTAGGAGGTGAAGTAGCGCTCGCCCAGGATGTCGGCCTCGCCGCGGTAGGGCTTGCGCTGCGTGATGACGCTGTCGAAGACCGGCCCGGCGCCCAGCTTCGTGCCGTTGGCCCGGCTGCCGTCGGGGTTCTGCACGGTGGTGGCGACGCGGGTGTCCCCGCGGAACACCGTGGCCGAGCCGCCGGTCAGCTCGTGGATCTGGTCGACCATCCGGGTGTCGCCGTCGACCCGCGTCGATCCGACATAAAGCGCGCCGTCGCGCAGGCTGTAGTCGGCGCCGTTCTGCTTCAGCAGCATGTGGGCCAGCGCCATGCTGCGCTCCCGCTGCTCCTGCGCGGAGGCGGCGCTGCGGTCGCTCAGCACCTGGCTGGAAGCCAGCGTCAGCACGCCGGCCAGGATGAACAGCCCCAGCACGTTCAGCAGGGACAGTTTGGCGGTCAGGGAGAGGTTTTTCAGCACGTTCGGCCCTATGCGGCAATCGCTCCGCAGCCCTCGCCAACGGAGATAGGCATTAAGTCTAATACGGTTTTATCCATTCGTCCGCGTGCAATTTTTCGGAGATCGATTCCCGTTTTCCGTGTGGAAGCGCTCCGGCGGACCGCCATGCATCCGGCGCACGGCCCGTCTTCCTTGGTTGGCGCCGCATGTGGCCCTAGTTTAGGGCAGCCGCTCTTGGCAACCGACCCTTTTCCCGGACCCCTCCATGCGCCGCCGCACCAGCACCCCCAGCCCGGCCCCCAGCTATGCGGAGGCCGCGTCCAGCACCGGCGACATGGCGGCGCTGCGCTCGCTCGTCCCCTATCTGTGGCCGAATGATTCCTTCGAGACGAAGCTGCGCGTGGTGGTGGCGCTGGTCCTGCTGGTCGGCGCCAAGGTGGCGAACGTCTGGGTGCCGCTCTTCTACAAGCGGGCGGTGGACGCCCTGTCGCCGGGGGACGCCGGGGCGCTGGTGACCATCCCGCTGGGGCTGATCGTCGCCTACGGTCTGGCGCGGGTGATGTCGCTGGTCTTCGCGGAGCTGCGCGACGCGGTGTTCGCCAACGTCGCCCAGCGCACGATCCGCAAGGTCGCCCTGTCGGTCTTCCAGCATCTGCACGCCCTGTCGCTGCGCTTCCATCTGGAGCGGCAGACCGGCGGCCTGACCCGCTCGCTGGAGCGCGGCACCCGCGCCATCGAGACGCTGCTGCGCTACGCCCTGTTCTCCATCGTGCCGACGCTGGTCGAGATCACGCTGGTCTGCGTGATCCTGTGGCGGATGTTCGACGGCTGGTTCGCGCTGGCGACCTTCGCCACGGTGGGCAGCTACATCGCCTACACCTTCTTCGTGTCGGAATGGCGCATCCAGTTCCGCCGTGCCATGAACGAGACCGACAACAAGGCCAACACCAAGGCGGTGGACAGCCTGCTGAACTACGAGACCGTCAAGTATTTCGGCAACGAGGGGCATGAGGCCCGGCGCTACGACCAGGCGCTGGCGTCCTACGAGCAGGCGGCGGTGAAGAGCCAGCGCAGCCTGTCGCTGCTGAACATCGGCCAGTCGGCGATCATCTCGCTGGGGCTGGCGGTGGTCATGGGCATGGCGGCGCGCGGCATCGTCAACGGCACGATGACGCTGGGCGACTTCGTGCTGGTGAACACCTACCTGCTCCAGCTCTACCAGCCGCTGAACTTCTTCGGGGTGGTGTACCGCGAGATCAAGCAGGCGCTGATCGACGTGGAATCGATGGTGACGCTGCTGTCCGTGGACCGCGAGGTGGCCGACCGTCCGGGCGCCCCGGCGCTCGCCATCACGGGGGGCGAGCTGCGCTTCGACGGGGTGGAGTTCGGCTACGACCCGCGCCGGCCGATCCTGAAGGGGGTGGGCTTCACCGTGCCCGCCGGGCGGACGGTGGCCATCGTCGGCCCGTCCGGGGCGGGCAAATCGACCATCGGGCGGCTGCTGTTCCGCTTCTACGACGTGTCGGGCGGGCGCATCCTGATCGACGGGCAGGACATCCGGGAGGTGACCCAGCAATCGCTGCGCGGCGCCATCGGCATCGTCCCGCAGGACACGGTGCTGTTCAACGACACGGTCTATTACAACATCGCCTATGGCCGCCCCGGCGCCTCCCCGGCGGAGGTCGAGCAGGCGGCCCGGCTGGCCCACATCCACAACTTCATCATGGCGTTGCCCGACGGCTACGAGACCACGGTGGGGGAGCGCGGGCTGAAGCTGTCCGGCGGCGAGAAGCAGCGCGTCGCCATCGCCCGCACCATCCTGAAGAACCCGGCGATCCTGCTGTTCGACGAGGCGACCTCGGCGCTCGACACCCACACCGAGCGGGAGATCCAGGCCAACCTGCGCGAGGTCAGCCGGGGCCGCACCACGCTGGTGATCGCGCACCGCCTGTCCACCGTGATCGACGCCGACGAGATCCTGGTGATGGAGGCCGGTCGTGTGATCGAACGGGGACGCCACATGGAACTGCTGTCGCGCGGCGGCGCCTATGCCGCATTGTGGGCGCGGCAGCAGGAATCCTCGCAAGGGCCGGAGCCGGTTCCGGAAGTCCTTGCCCCCACCTGAGCCCTTTCCCACCTGAACCCATCATCACGACGGAGCATCCCTTTGGGACCGGTACGGCAGGCGCTGCGCGAGGCGACCCGCGACATCCATGAACGGCTGGACCGGGCGGCGGTCCTGCGTCCTCTGACCAGCCCGTCGATCACGGCGGACGAGTACCGCGACGCCCTGATCGCCCTGCACGGCTTCAACGCCCCCATCGAGCGGGCGCTGGGCGAGGGGGCCGAACGGCTGGACCTGCTGCGCGCCGATCTGGCCGATCTGGGGATCGACGCGGACGCCCTGCCGGTGGCCCGGTCGCTGCCGGCGCTGGACAGCCTGCCGGCGCGGCTGGCGGCGCGCTACGTGCTGGACGGCTCCGCCCACGGCGGGCGGGCGATGCTGCCCAACGTCACCCGCGCTCTGGGCTTCGACGCCACGCGCGGCGCGCGCTTCCTGGCGTCCGCCGGGATCGACATGGCCGGCCGCTGGAAGGCGCTGCTCGCCCGGCTGGAAAGCGATCTCGACACGCCCGAGTCGGCGCGGACGGCCTGCGCCACCGCGGTCGCCCTGTTCGCCGCGCTGGAGGTCTGGCTGGACGGGCTGGTCGCGAATGTTCGATCCGGGGCCGCCTGAGCCCTGGGGAGGACGGCGGATCGACGCAGCGGATCGACGCGGGGGCTTCACCGCGCCCGCCGCGCCCGCTAGGGTCCTGCCATGACGACCGCTCCCGCCCCTGCCCTCAACACCCCCGCCGCGCTCGCCGACGCGGTGCTGCGGGGTGACCGCCGCGCGCTCGCCCGCGCCATCACGCTGATCGAATCGACCCGGCGCGATCACCGCGCCCAGGCCGACGCCCTGCTGGAGACGCTGCTGCCCCACACCGGGAACTCGGTGCGGGTGGGCATTTCCGGCGTGCCGGGGGTGGGCAAGTCGACCTTCATCGAGGCGTTCGGGCAGCACGTCATCGCGCGGGGGCACAAGGTGGCGGTGTTGGCCATCGACCCGTCGTCGCAGCGCACCGGCGGCTCCATCCTGGGCGACAAGACCCGCATGGTGGACCTGTC
This genomic stretch from Azospirillum sp. TSH58 harbors:
- a CDS encoding hemolysin III family protein encodes the protein MKPDSCFEFPVHTAGERAADAVVHAIGLIAGLIGAFWLLAVTAGHASATEMVSLAAYGAGLVGMLSASAAYNLSPPGRRKAVLRRLDHAMIYVMIAGSYTPFTLNRLDGAAGLALGIGVWVVALGGVALKLFASWRYERLGFVLYLGLGWAILSVAEPLWRSLSPATLLLLAVGGIVYTVGAFIHTLDRLPYNIPVWHGLVVIAAACHFAAVAREFVT
- a CDS encoding phytanoyl-CoA dioxygenase family protein, which encodes MKVPFNNKARWIDDVVWHHIPRLKIEPRRKLAASLLAPFRPRTPGFKPSEQALSFKTQLETRGYTDAFRLLTDEQVAAMRRYFEEQPGFDGGHRQYGSFTIDKVPSPDIQMARYVEEQFLAAPHLLDTINHPLVLEVAEAFHGCKPTIDGMSVWWSLARPNPRISTQNYHRDYNQIRHFKMFLYLTDTDMGGGPHIYVPASQHGQELLERRNHSDAEVEAVYGASAPVALTGRAGDCFLADNIGMHKALQPTHSDRLIVVTEYTLLRNRFGPLQPVLPNPDRRYDPYINRVYLRS
- a CDS encoding AzlC family ABC transporter permease produces the protein MTRRSSFAAGARDTLPMVIGAAPFGIIFGTLVAAGPLAAWQGQLMSLSVYAGSSQFIALGLVAGHAGLAVIWLTTLIVNLRHALYAATLLPHVAHLPARWRWTLGFFLTDETFAVMAGYYARHPRAPLGHWYFLGSCLSMYANWQFWTLVGLLFGAAFPQLQSLGLDFAMVATFIAIVVPQLASLPNFAAAVAAGAVAYLGQDVPYKLGLMAAVVAGVAVGMALQRWRSGGLEAGRREEEAA
- a CDS encoding AzlD domain-containing protein, which codes for MTNTVMILGMAAVTVFVKAALFVLGDRVVFPPLLKQALGFVPVTVLTAIIVPMILSPNGEGLELTWRNPQLVGALAAVLACVVTGKQLLTIAVALGVFFAWQLGVLA
- a CDS encoding SH3 domain-containing protein — translated: MTRRLRLVPVSLAVACTVMLTACQTGERTNRAPVVQGTATASPAGLDTVSGEWETDKATALRSQPSNSAPIIATFPPGQPLKVLGRARGTDWVAVQAAGSTAYVRMHLLRLRGSAPIQAARGTTTTVAKPEDNAGPSIKAAPRRKIEATPIAN
- a CDS encoding methyl-accepting chemotaxis protein; amino-acid sequence: MLKNLSLTAKLSLLNVLGLFILAGVLTLASSQVLSDRSAASAQEQRERSMALAHMLLKQNGADYSLRDGALYVGSTRVDGDTRMVDQIHELTGGSATVFRGDTRVATTVQNPDGSRANGTKLGAGPVFDSVITQRKPYRGEADILGERYFTSYDPLLDASGSVVGVLFVGLKRADVMRVVDEVEHTILVVAPLVTLAFGLVSFFLVRRQMGAVRAMSATMHDLAADKLDVAVPGLDRGDEIGQMAQAVQVFKDNAIQKKAMDKAERERLEAERRADEAQRARETAIGEEIAALIDGVSKGDLSRRLELAGKDGFYRTMSAGINRLTDTVEAVIADLGAVLSALAQGDLNKRVQRDYEGAFQTLKTDVNATSAKLSEIVGQITQAADTIASAAGEVSIGSSDLAERTEQQASSLEETAASMEELGATVRSNADNAQRANGMAADARTAAESGGTVADSAIEAMKRIEASSRKITDIIGVIDEIAFQTNLLALNAAVEAARAGDAGRGFAVVAQEVRNLAQRSAQASKEIKGLILDSDAQVKDGVELVKKAGDALEGIVSGVHQVAGLIAEMASASSEQAAALDEINATVSQMDEMTQKNAALVEETTAAAQAMAGQANDLKGLIGFFKLDPRAVPVAVPVAAAAIAATPRQVAPVRSAAPTPRPARAAAKPAARTVAHSGAALKRNVSEDDDWKEF
- a CDS encoding ABC transporter ATP-binding protein/permease; translated protein: MRRRTSTPSPAPSYAEAASSTGDMAALRSLVPYLWPNDSFETKLRVVVALVLLVGAKVANVWVPLFYKRAVDALSPGDAGALVTIPLGLIVAYGLARVMSLVFAELRDAVFANVAQRTIRKVALSVFQHLHALSLRFHLERQTGGLTRSLERGTRAIETLLRYALFSIVPTLVEITLVCVILWRMFDGWFALATFATVGSYIAYTFFVSEWRIQFRRAMNETDNKANTKAVDSLLNYETVKYFGNEGHEARRYDQALASYEQAAVKSQRSLSLLNIGQSAIISLGLAVVMGMAARGIVNGTMTLGDFVLVNTYLLQLYQPLNFFGVVYREIKQALIDVESMVTLLSVDREVADRPGAPALAITGGELRFDGVEFGYDPRRPILKGVGFTVPAGRTVAIVGPSGAGKSTIGRLLFRFYDVSGGRILIDGQDIREVTQQSLRGAIGIVPQDTVLFNDTVYYNIAYGRPGASPAEVEQAARLAHIHNFIMALPDGYETTVGERGLKLSGGEKQRVAIARTILKNPAILLFDEATSALDTHTEREIQANLREVSRGRTTLVIAHRLSTVIDADEILVMEAGRVIERGRHMELLSRGGAYAALWARQQESSQGPEPVPEVLAPT
- a CDS encoding biliverdin-producing heme oxygenase; this encodes MGPVRQALREATRDIHERLDRAAVLRPLTSPSITADEYRDALIALHGFNAPIERALGEGAERLDLLRADLADLGIDADALPVARSLPALDSLPARLAARYVLDGSAHGGRAMLPNVTRALGFDATRGARFLASAGIDMAGRWKALLARLESDLDTPESARTACATAVALFAALEVWLDGLVANVRSGAA